A genome region from Schlesneria paludicola DSM 18645 includes the following:
- a CDS encoding TAXI family TRAP transporter solute-binding subunit encodes MSREVSTNRSYMWVWATVVVACTSGVLATYFLFVEPPPPRRIVMASGSADGAYHQFAERYQELLKKEGVTLDVRTTHGSVENVQLLLDESSDIDVAFVQTGIADPEKSDSLMALASLYREPLWIFHRGSDEIDRLTQLQGQRIAIGPEGSGTRGIALQLLSANGIDSEKAELKDIGGTAAADAFENNEIDTAFFVAGVDAAYIQRLLRMPNIQLVELKDAKAYERRFRFLSTVTIHAGLLDLQHNIPSHDTTMVAPAATLVAHHSLHPALITLLLKVAAKVHRSGDLLATTGEFPSAALTDLPLSDDADRYFRVGPPVLQRILPFWLASLVDRLKIMLIPLIMLMMPLVRMAPPLVRWQTRRKIYLWYAALRKIDQLSIHGMSTDEARQSLEDLRRLEQQIAHVGVPLSYMEEYYNLRLHLNLVRARVSTAVPQAEPT; translated from the coding sequence ATGTCACGGGAAGTCTCGACAAATCGCTCGTATATGTGGGTTTGGGCGACCGTTGTCGTGGCCTGCACATCGGGCGTGCTGGCAACCTATTTTCTGTTTGTCGAGCCGCCGCCGCCGCGACGAATCGTCATGGCTTCAGGCAGCGCGGATGGCGCCTACCATCAATTTGCCGAGCGATATCAAGAACTGCTCAAAAAAGAGGGCGTCACGCTGGACGTCCGCACCACGCATGGTTCGGTCGAGAATGTGCAATTGCTTCTCGACGAATCATCGGACATTGACGTCGCCTTTGTCCAAACGGGAATTGCCGACCCCGAAAAGTCCGACTCTCTTATGGCATTGGCGAGCCTTTATCGCGAGCCTCTATGGATCTTTCATCGCGGTTCAGACGAAATCGACCGACTCACCCAATTGCAAGGCCAGCGCATCGCCATCGGACCTGAAGGCAGTGGAACCCGCGGTATCGCGTTGCAACTCCTCAGCGCCAATGGAATCGACTCTGAGAAAGCCGAGTTAAAAGACATCGGTGGAACGGCCGCGGCTGACGCGTTTGAGAACAACGAAATCGACACCGCGTTTTTTGTCGCCGGCGTCGACGCAGCCTACATCCAGAGGCTGCTGCGCATGCCGAATATTCAATTGGTCGAGCTGAAAGATGCTAAGGCATACGAACGCCGATTCCGCTTTCTCTCGACAGTGACAATCCATGCGGGATTGCTCGACCTGCAGCACAACATCCCCTCGCACGACACGACCATGGTCGCCCCCGCGGCCACTTTGGTTGCGCACCACTCGCTGCATCCGGCGCTCATTACGCTGCTGCTGAAAGTGGCAGCCAAGGTGCATCGTTCAGGAGATCTGTTGGCAACAACGGGCGAGTTCCCTTCGGCCGCATTGACCGATCTGCCGTTGAGCGATGATGCTGATCGGTACTTTCGCGTTGGTCCACCAGTGCTGCAACGGATCCTTCCTTTCTGGCTCGCGTCGCTTGTCGACCGCCTGAAGATCATGCTCATCCCGCTGATCATGCTGATGATGCCTCTCGTGCGCATGGCACCACCGCTCGTGCGCTGGCAAACACGGCGGAAGATCTATTTGTGGTATGCCGCCCTTCGCAAGATCGACCAGTTGTCGATCCATGGCATGTCGACCGACGAGGCCAGACAGTCTCTCGAAGACCTGAGACGCCTCGAACAACAAATCGCGCATGTCGGGGTGCCGCTCAGCTATATGGAAGAGTACTACAACCTGCGTTTGCACCTGAACCTGGTACGAGCTCGAGTGAGCACTGCCGTTCCTCAGGCGGAACCGACGTGA
- the hpnC gene encoding squalene synthase HpnC, producing MFLDDLRQYGPTALESIEVPDRRTAEAYCKKLATSHYENFPVVSWLLPQHLRQHFYNVYAYCRWADDLGDEVGDSAKSLELLAWWRNELQDCYAGRYRHPVFVALRSTIDEFSIPQEPFVDLISAFEQDQSVLEYDTFAQLRDYCRRSADPVGRLVLYLCRESTPRNVIWSDSICTGLQLANFWQDVARDYAIGRIYLPKEDCQRYGFRREDFDSGQSNAAFVQLMKFEVDRARQFLRDGLPLVEQLPGRLQVDIDLFARGGLRILDRIESIGYRVWETRPKVTKWDALRLVAGALARKFARGVRGTQPESRRGPG from the coding sequence TTGTTCTTAGACGATCTCCGGCAGTACGGTCCAACGGCTTTGGAATCGATCGAGGTTCCCGATCGGCGCACCGCCGAGGCTTATTGCAAAAAATTGGCGACGTCTCATTATGAGAACTTTCCCGTGGTGTCGTGGCTCTTGCCACAACATCTGCGTCAGCACTTTTATAATGTCTACGCCTACTGCCGCTGGGCCGATGATCTGGGTGATGAAGTCGGCGATTCCGCCAAGTCGCTCGAACTGCTCGCCTGGTGGCGGAATGAATTGCAAGACTGCTACGCCGGGCGGTACCGTCATCCTGTGTTCGTGGCGCTCCGATCGACGATTGATGAATTCTCGATTCCTCAGGAACCGTTTGTCGATCTGATTTCTGCATTCGAACAAGATCAGTCCGTGCTTGAGTACGATACCTTCGCTCAATTGCGGGATTACTGTCGGCGTAGTGCCGATCCCGTCGGACGGCTGGTGCTGTATCTTTGTCGCGAGTCGACACCCCGGAATGTTATCTGGTCGGACTCAATTTGCACCGGCCTGCAACTTGCCAATTTCTGGCAGGATGTGGCTCGAGACTACGCCATCGGGCGAATTTATCTTCCGAAAGAAGACTGTCAGCGTTACGGATTTCGACGGGAAGACTTTGACTCAGGTCAAAGCAATGCGGCGTTCGTTCAATTGATGAAATTCGAAGTCGATCGCGCGCGGCAATTCCTGCGCGATGGGCTGCCGCTGGTCGAACAGCTTCCGGGACGATTGCAGGTGGACATCGATTTGTTTGCCCGTGGTGGGCTGCGAATTCTGGATCGAATTGAATCGATCGGTTATCGAGTCTGGGAAACGAGACCCAAAGTCACGAAGTGGGATGCACTCCGTCTGGTTGCGGGGGCTCTCGCACGGAAGTTCGCCCGCGGCGTTCGTGGGACGCAACCTGAATCTCGTCGTGGACCGGGTTAA
- a CDS encoding phytoene/squalene synthase family protein has protein sequence MPSLSESYEFCRKLTRRTAHNFRFSFLTLPEEKRRAMEALYAFNRITDDLGDDTGMTLQLRKVRLGTWRQAVRVALNCRDERVAPGMATTGHLATFGDHPALPAISDMVQRHQIPPEYLFAVIDGVESDLVSLDISTFRELERYCYHVAGAVGLCCIHVWGFHGDEAIPLAIDCGLAFQLTNILRDIKEDAEVGRIYLPREDLDRFSYSEESLRSHEINEPFMELMSFETARAQVHYEKAEMLFDYLEPHGQRILRAMIDIYRGLLHEIERRRFDVFSQRVSLPKWKKLWFAGRAILMSRSSRRTRTGHVAKGASGTR, from the coding sequence ATGCCGTCTCTGTCAGAGTCCTACGAATTCTGCCGCAAGTTGACTCGCCGGACGGCTCACAATTTTCGCTTTTCGTTTCTTACCCTGCCTGAAGAAAAACGTCGTGCGATGGAGGCGCTGTATGCGTTCAATCGTATTACGGACGATTTGGGCGACGACACCGGAATGACGCTTCAATTGCGCAAGGTTCGGCTGGGAACCTGGCGTCAGGCGGTCCGCGTGGCATTAAATTGTCGAGATGAGCGTGTCGCGCCGGGGATGGCCACGACGGGGCATCTCGCGACATTTGGCGATCATCCCGCATTACCCGCAATCAGCGACATGGTCCAGCGACATCAAATTCCACCTGAGTATCTATTCGCTGTGATTGACGGTGTCGAATCAGACTTGGTCTCGCTCGATATTTCGACGTTCCGTGAACTGGAGCGTTACTGCTACCACGTGGCGGGGGCGGTCGGGTTGTGCTGTATCCACGTCTGGGGTTTTCATGGCGACGAAGCGATTCCGCTCGCCATTGATTGCGGGCTCGCGTTCCAACTGACGAACATTCTGCGCGACATCAAAGAGGATGCCGAAGTGGGGCGAATCTACCTGCCTCGGGAAGATCTGGATCGGTTTTCTTATTCCGAAGAGAGCCTGCGAAGTCACGAAATCAACGAGCCATTTATGGAGCTGATGAGCTTCGAGACCGCGCGAGCGCAGGTCCATTACGAGAAGGCCGAAATGCTGTTCGATTATCTCGAGCCGCACGGACAGCGCATCTTGCGGGCGATGATCGATATCTATCGCGGACTGCTACACGAGATTGAACGACGTCGGTTCGATGTGTTTTCGCAAAGAGTGTCGCTTCCCAAATGGAAGAAACTTTGGTTTGCGGGACGCGCGATCTTGATGTCACGGTCGTCGCGCAGAACTCGCACGGGTCACGTCGCGAAGGGCGCATCCGGTACGCGTTAG